ACTTATGCGCTTGCCAACAGCACGGTGCGGGCGCTGGCCAAGGAAGGCGCCAAGAGCTGGTACTTCGTCACGGTCGACTACGCCTTCGGCCACGCGCTGCGCAACGACGCCGCCAAGACCGTGGAGAAGGTCGGCGGCAGCATCGTCGGTGACGTGCGGCATCCGCTCAACAGCATGGATTTCTCGTCCTATCTGCTGCAGGCCCAGGGCTCGAAGGCGGATGTGATCGCCTTCGCCAACACCGGCGGCGACCTCGCCAATTCGATCCGGCAGGCGCAGGAATTCGGGCTGGCGCAAAAGCAGAAGGTCGCGGCCTTCCTGATGCAGACCAGCGACATCCACGCGATCGGCTTGCAAGCCGCGCAGGGGCTGCAGCTCGCGACCGCCTTCTATTGGGATCTCGACGACAAGACCCGCGACTTCGCCGCCCGCTTCATGGCCAGGACCAACAAGCGGCCGACCATGGTCCAGGCCGGCCTCTACTCCGCGGTCATGAACTATCTCAAGGCGGTGGAGAAGTCCGGCACCGACGACGGCCCCAAGGTGATCGCGCAGATGAAGGACATGCCGATCGACGACTTCTTCGCCCGCAACGCGTTCCTGCGCGAGGACGGCCAGCTGATCCACGATATGTATCTGGTGCAGGTGAAATCGCCGGCGGAATCCAAGGGCGCCTGGGACTACGAGAAGCTGGTTCAGGTCATCCCGGGCAAGGAAGCCTTCGCAACGCCCGAGGAGAGCGCCTGCCCGCTGCTGAAGAAATGATTGCCCGCATGAATCCGCAAACCACGAGCAAGGTTGGACACCAAATGACCGAGCTGCCGCTGCTTTTCACCCCGCTGCAACTGCGCGACCTCGAACTGAAGAACCGGATCATGGTCTCGCCGATGGCGACCTATTCGGCGCGCGAGGGGCGCGCCACCGATTGGCATACCGCGCATATCGGCAAGCTCGCCGCCGGCGGCGCCGGTCTCGTGTTCGTCGAGCAGAGCTCGGTAAACACCCAGGGACGCATCACCCATGGCTGTCTCGGCATCTGGGATGATGCGCATATCGCGGACCATGCCGCGCTCGCCGCGCTGATCCACCGCTTCAACGCCAAAGCCGCGATCCAGATCGCACATGGCGGCCGGAAGGGCTCGTCGCAGCGGCCGTGGGAAGGCGGCAATCCGCTCGGCGAAGCCGACGTCGAGGCGCGCGGTGAAGGCCCATGGCAGATCGCGGCCTCCAGCGGCATTCCGTTCGACGACGGCTGGCCGGCGCCGCAGATGATGACGTCAGAGCAGATCGATGCCCTGGTGGACGACTACCGCCAGGCGTTTCGCCGTGCCCGGGCTGCCGGTTACGACGTCATCGAACTGCACTGCGCGCACGGCTATCTGATGCACTCGTTCCTGTCGCCGCTGGCGAACAACCGCAACGACGAGTATGGCGGGTCGCGCGAAAATCGCATGCGCCTGCCGCTGCGGATCGCTGCGATCATGCGCGAGGAATGGCCGGATCATCTGCCGGCCTTCGTCCGCATCTCGTCGGTCGACGGCGTCGACATCGGCTGGGGAATCGAGGACTCGATTGCATTTGCGACCGAGCTGAAGGCGATCGGGATCGACATGGTGGACTGCTCGTCGGGCGGCATGAAATTGCCGCGCGGCAATTCGCTGGTGTCGCGAACCCCGGGTTTCCAGGTGCCGTTCGCCGAGCGTATCCAAAAGGAAGCCGGCATGCCGACGGTCGCGGTCGGATTGATCCGCGAGCCGGACTACGCCGAAGCCATCTTGCGGGACGGCAAGGCGACGCTTATTGCACTTGGCCGCGAACTGCTATGGAATCCGAACTGGCCCGCGCAAACGGCGCTTGCGCTCGGATGCGACCCCGAGTGGACCAGTTGGCCGGAGCAATATGGCTGGTGGCTGAAGCGGCGGGTGGCACAGCAGGGACGATAGCGATGCCGGTGGCGAAGAAGGATGCAGCGAATGCCGGCGCGACCGCTGGTGCGCGGCCTTTCGACCGCCCCGATTTCCCCGGCGACACCTCGCGCGACCTGCCGAAGATGGACAATGCGGTCAAGTCGGCGCGGCGCGTGTTCGACGTGCTCGAATTCTTCGAGGAGCACCAGCGGGCCGCTTCCGCGATCGAGGTCGCGGCCGCCCTGAAATTCCCACAGTCCAGCACCTCGGCGCTGATGCGGACGATGACGGCGTTCGGGTATCTGCATTACGACACCAGCCGCCGCACCTATATCCCGACGCCGCGGATCTCGATGTTGGGGCACTGGCTGAGCCCCGCGCTGTTCACCCGGGGGCGCCTGGTCAATTTGATGAACGAACTCTCCGAGAGGACCGGCGAGACCATCATGCTCGCGGTGCGCAACGGGCTCAGCGCGCAATATGTCCACATCATTCAGGCCAGACTGCCGATGCGGCTGTATGTCAAGGCCGGAACGCTGCGGCCACTGGCGCGATCCGCATCGGGCTACGCGCTGCTGTCGGCCTATCCGGACAAGGAGGTCCGCCGCCTGGTGCGCCTGATCAACGCCAACGAGCCGCGCGCCGATCGGCAGGTCGACATCAAGGCGCTGCTGCTGGAGCTGAAGCAAGTCCGCGCCAAGGGGCATGCGTTCTCGCTCGGCCTGGTCACGCCGGGTGCGGGCGCCGTTGCCATGAACCTGCCGCCGATTGCGGAATCGAACGAGCCGCTGGTGCTGTGCGTCGCCGGACTGAACGATGCGCTGGTCACGCAGGAGACCGAGTTCGCCGACCTGATGCGGAAGGCGATCGAGTTTCATCTGGCGGACTGAATTGATGTCACCGGCCAATCTGCGCCCGCGCGTGGCATACAAACCGAGACAGCGCAAAGTTCACTCGGCGGAATTCATGCGCCATGTCCGGCTTCATGCCATCTGCGCAAGTGGCCCTGCGGGCAGCGCTTGTCACGGCTATGGCTTTTCCGCATCATTGAGCGCAAGACAACATCGCAAGCAGGGCATGGCCGAACGGCCAGCCAGAGCCAATCAACACGAGGAACGCTGTGGCGGAGAGTGAGAACATCGTCGCCGAGACCGCGGAAAAGATTTTCGCCGATCTCGCGGATGCGCAGACCATCAATCACGACAAGCAGGGCGCATGGAAGGCGCCGCTGTGGCAGGCGCTGACCGAAGCCGGCCTGCCGCTCTCCTGGGTGCCCGACGATCTCGGCGGTTCCGGCGCCAGCCTCGCGGAAGGTTTCAGCGTCCTCAACGTCGCCGGGCGGCACGCGATCGCTGTTCCGCTGGCCGAAACAATGCTGGCCGGCTGGCTGCTGACGCAAGGCAAGCTCGCCTCCCCGGAAGGCGAGATGACGGTTGTCCCTGCGAGCCCGAAGGACCGCGTCACGGCTGGCGCCGACGGCTCGCTCTCGGGCCGTGCGCGCGGCGTGCCGTTTGCCAAGGACGCGAAGCATTTCGCGGTGCTGGCGAGCGGCAAGGACGGCATCTCGATCGCGCTGGTCGACGCCGCGAAGTGCCGGATCGAATCCGGCATCGGGCTCGGCGGTGATCACAACGACACCGTCACGCTCGACAAGGTGCAGCCCATCACCACCAAGCCCGCGCCGAAGGGCTTTGACCAGACCACGCTGATGCTGATGGGCGGCGTGGTGCGCAGCCTGCAGATCGCCGGCGCGCTGGAAGCGATGCTCGATATCTCCGTGCGATACTCGAATGAGCGCGTCGCGTTCGAGAAGAAGATCTCGAAATTCCAGGCGGTGCAGCACAACCTCGCGCGTCTCGCCGGCGAAAATGCCGCGGCACTGGCCGCCGCGACCTCCGCGGCCGATACCATCGCGAGCGCCACCTCGCTCGACAATGACGCGGTGTTCCTCGAAGCAGCGGCGGCCAAGATCCGTTGCTCGGAAGCCGCCGAGAAGGGCAGCAGCATCGCCCACCAGGTGCACGGCGCGATCGGCTTCACCATCGAGCACATCCTGCACCGCTATTCGCTGCGCGCATTGGCGTGGCGCGACGATTTCGGCTCGGAGAGCTACTGGGCGGTCGAGCTCGGCAAGCTGGTCGCCGAGCGTGGCGCCGATGAATTGTGGCCGCTGGTGGCTTCGCGCTGAGATCAGGCAGAAAGATCAGGACTGGACATCATGACTGCAGCCCTTCGTTTCGATCCGATCCGCCTGCCGGAAAAGTGCGAGCAGCTCCGCAAGGAGGTGCGCGCCTTCCTCGCCGAGGAAATCGCCGCCGGCACTTTCGATCCCCACGCGCCGAACCGCGAGGACAATGACGCGCCGGAATTCTCCCGCCGCGTCGGCGCCAAGGGTTGGCTCGGCATGACCTGGCCGAAGAAATACGGCGGCCAGGAGCGCTCGTTCCTCGAACGCTATGTCGTGACCGAGGAGATGCGGGTCGCGAACGCGCCGACCCGGCGCTTCTTCGTCGCCGACCGCCAGAGCGGGCCGGTGCTTCTGAAATACGCGCCCGAGCACATCAAGATGGACATCCTGCCGCGCATCTGCCGCGGCGAGGTCTGCTTCGCGATCGGCATGAGCGAGCCGAACTCCGGCTCCGACCTGTTCGCGGCCAAGACCCGCGCGACCAAGACCGACGGCGGCTACCTGATCAACGGCACCAAGATCTGGACCTCGTCGGCGCACATCGCCGACTACATGATCGCGATCTTCCGCACCTCGCCGCCGACCAAGGAGAACCGTCGCCACGGCCTGACCCAGTTCCTGGTCAAGATGAAGCAGCCGGGCATCCAGGTGAATCCGATCGGCCAGATCACCGGCCAGTTCGAGTTCAACGAGGTCGTCTTCACCGACTACTTCGTGCCCGACGATCACGTGCTGGGCGAGGTCGACGGCGCCTGGAAGCAGGCGACATCCGAGCTCGCCTATGAGCGCTCGGGCCCCGAGCGTTTCCTCGAAACCTATTACGTGCTCACCGAGCTGGTGCGCGCCGTCGGCAAGAACCCGGACACCCGCAGCGCCGAGGGTATCGGCCGACTGGTGGCGCAGGTCCACACCATGCGCCGCATGTCGGTGTCGGTGGCGGGCATGCTGCAGGCCGGCAAGGAGCCGGTGGTGGAGGCTTCCATCGTCAAGGACATTGGCACGGTGTGGGAGCAGCAGCTGCCGCATCGCGTTCGCGATCTCGCGGCTTTCGTCGAGGAGACCGCGACCAATCGCGAGACGCTGGAGAAGCAGCTCGATTTCGCCATCAAGACCGCACCCAAGCTGACGATCCAGGGCGGCACCACCGAAGTGCTGCGCGGCATCATCGCCCGCGGCCTTGGTTTGCGCTAACCGCGCAGGCTGGCTTGCGCTAATTCAACGAGGACAGATCAATGACCAAATACACTGATATCGGCGTCGAGACCCACGGCCATGTCGGCCTGATCGAAATCCGAAAA
This Bradyrhizobium sp. CCBAU 53421 DNA region includes the following protein-coding sequences:
- a CDS encoding ABC transporter substrate-binding protein; the encoded protein is MTSSYGWIAAGAAILSVAFAAPSHAQISDDMVKIGVLTDQAGLYADAAGPGAVEAVRMAIADFGGKVMGKPIAMVDADHQNKADIGAGIARRWYEQENVDVIVDFANSAVAFAVLELTKQKNKAMLVSSAGSSDLTGKGCSANSVQWTYNTYALANSTVRALAKEGAKSWYFVTVDYAFGHALRNDAAKTVEKVGGSIVGDVRHPLNSMDFSSYLLQAQGSKADVIAFANTGGDLANSIRQAQEFGLAQKQKVAAFLMQTSDIHAIGLQAAQGLQLATAFYWDLDDKTRDFAARFMARTNKRPTMVQAGLYSAVMNYLKAVEKSGTDDGPKVIAQMKDMPIDDFFARNAFLREDGQLIHDMYLVQVKSPAESKGAWDYEKLVQVIPGKEAFATPEESACPLLKK
- a CDS encoding NADH:flavin oxidoreductase/NADH oxidase — translated: MTELPLLFTPLQLRDLELKNRIMVSPMATYSAREGRATDWHTAHIGKLAAGGAGLVFVEQSSVNTQGRITHGCLGIWDDAHIADHAALAALIHRFNAKAAIQIAHGGRKGSSQRPWEGGNPLGEADVEARGEGPWQIAASSGIPFDDGWPAPQMMTSEQIDALVDDYRQAFRRARAAGYDVIELHCAHGYLMHSFLSPLANNRNDEYGGSRENRMRLPLRIAAIMREEWPDHLPAFVRISSVDGVDIGWGIEDSIAFATELKAIGIDMVDCSSGGMKLPRGNSLVSRTPGFQVPFAERIQKEAGMPTVAVGLIREPDYAEAILRDGKATLIALGRELLWNPNWPAQTALALGCDPEWTSWPEQYGWWLKRRVAQQGR
- a CDS encoding IclR family transcriptional regulator → MPVAKKDAANAGATAGARPFDRPDFPGDTSRDLPKMDNAVKSARRVFDVLEFFEEHQRAASAIEVAAALKFPQSSTSALMRTMTAFGYLHYDTSRRTYIPTPRISMLGHWLSPALFTRGRLVNLMNELSERTGETIMLAVRNGLSAQYVHIIQARLPMRLYVKAGTLRPLARSASGYALLSAYPDKEVRRLVRLINANEPRADRQVDIKALLLELKQVRAKGHAFSLGLVTPGAGAVAMNLPPIAESNEPLVLCVAGLNDALVTQETEFADLMRKAIEFHLAD
- a CDS encoding acyl-CoA dehydrogenase family protein, whose amino-acid sequence is MAESENIVAETAEKIFADLADAQTINHDKQGAWKAPLWQALTEAGLPLSWVPDDLGGSGASLAEGFSVLNVAGRHAIAVPLAETMLAGWLLTQGKLASPEGEMTVVPASPKDRVTAGADGSLSGRARGVPFAKDAKHFAVLASGKDGISIALVDAAKCRIESGIGLGGDHNDTVTLDKVQPITTKPAPKGFDQTTLMLMGGVVRSLQIAGALEAMLDISVRYSNERVAFEKKISKFQAVQHNLARLAGENAAALAAATSAADTIASATSLDNDAVFLEAAAAKIRCSEAAEKGSSIAHQVHGAIGFTIEHILHRYSLRALAWRDDFGSESYWAVELGKLVAERGADELWPLVASR
- a CDS encoding acyl-CoA dehydrogenase family protein, with the protein product MTAALRFDPIRLPEKCEQLRKEVRAFLAEEIAAGTFDPHAPNREDNDAPEFSRRVGAKGWLGMTWPKKYGGQERSFLERYVVTEEMRVANAPTRRFFVADRQSGPVLLKYAPEHIKMDILPRICRGEVCFAIGMSEPNSGSDLFAAKTRATKTDGGYLINGTKIWTSSAHIADYMIAIFRTSPPTKENRRHGLTQFLVKMKQPGIQVNPIGQITGQFEFNEVVFTDYFVPDDHVLGEVDGAWKQATSELAYERSGPERFLETYYVLTELVRAVGKNPDTRSAEGIGRLVAQVHTMRRMSVSVAGMLQAGKEPVVEASIVKDIGTVWEQQLPHRVRDLAAFVEETATNRETLEKQLDFAIKTAPKLTIQGGTTEVLRGIIARGLGLR